One window of the Trifolium pratense cultivar HEN17-A07 linkage group LG2, ARS_RC_1.1, whole genome shotgun sequence genome contains the following:
- the LOC123907005 gene encoding peroxidase 12-like, protein MAKNSASTTCFYSLLLISSILFASHFHASEAQAPVVKGLAYNFFGQTCPNLENIVRNHLTKVFKSDNGQAPGLLRIFFHDCFVQGCDGSLLLDGNPGEREQPPNAGMRTEALKTIDDIRALVHKECGRTVSCADITVLAAREAVFLSGGPNFPVPLGRKDGTTFSIKLTSNLPQPFNTTSVTLKTFAAQNFDVTDVVALSGAHTFGRAHCGTFFNRLSPLDPTLDQTLANNLKATCPNANSGNTANLDIRTPTVFDNKYYLDLRSKQGLFTSDQDLNIDSRTKGLVNDFAVDQNLFFEKFANAFIKVSQLNVLVGNQGEIRAKCNVVNGAKKSVLKTLVDEGMELMNQF, encoded by the exons ATGGCTAAGAATAGTGCTTCCACCACTTGTTTCTACTCTTTGCTCTTAATATCTTCCATTCTATTTGCTTCACATTTTCATGCTTCTGAGGCACAAGCCCCAGTAGTGAAAGGTTTGGCCTATAATTTCTTTGGCCAAACATGTCCCAATCTTGAAAACATTGTGAGAAACCATCTTACTAAGGTTTTCAAATCCGACAATGGCCAAGCTCCTGGCTTACTCCGTATCTTTTTCCATGATTGCTTTGTTCAG GGATGTGATGGATCATTGTTATTGGATGGAAATCCAGGTGAAAGGGAACAGCCACCAAACGCAGGTATGAGAACAGAAGCCTTGAAAACCATTGACGACATTAGAGCTCTTGTCCATAAGGAGTGTGGAAGGACAGTTTCTTGTGCAGACATAACTGTCTTGGCTGCTCGTGAAGCTGTTTTCCTA TCAGGAGGACCCAATTTTCCAGTACCATTAGGAAGAAAAGATGGCACAACATTTAGCATTAAATTAACAAGCAATCTTCCACAACCATTCAACACAACAAGTGTAACACTAAAAACATTTGCAGCACAAAACTTTGATGTAACAGATGTTGTTGCCTTATCAGGTGCACACACATTTGGTCGTGCACATTGTGGTACATTTTTCAATAGACTTTCACCACTAGACCCCACATTAGACCAAACCTTAGCCAATAATCTTAAAGCCACTTGTCCTAATGCAAATTCAGGTAACACTGCAAATTTAGACATTAGGACCCCAACAGTTTTTGACAACAAATATTACCTTGATTTAAGGAGCAAACAAGGTTTGTTTACTTCTGACCAAGATTTGAACATTGATTCAAGGACAAAAGGTTTGGTTAATGATTTTGCTGTTGATCAAAATTTGTTCTTTGAGAAGTTTGCTAATGCTTTTATTAAGGTGAGTCAGTTGAATGTTTTGGTTGGTAATCAAGGTGAAATTCGTGCTAAGTGTAATGTGGTAAATGGTGCCAAGAAATCTGTTTTGAAAACTTTGGTTGATGAAGGGATGGAATTGATGAATCAGTTTTGA